One window of Robiginitalea biformata HTCC2501 genomic DNA carries:
- a CDS encoding gluconate 2-dehydrogenase subunit 3 family protein: protein MERRKALKNMGMAMGLTLATPTVMSILQSCQQEAGTDWTPVFFSEGEGAVLVKLVDIILPKTDTPAASELQVHAFIDSYMEAVPPAEEQDFMRMAFGAFIDKALADSGKEAAEDLTVEDLEPVLAESLAKKTPEEEAVIMEAIGSYQEAVESGQEATLDEAISRYSFANNLRGSVIWAYKNTEYIGEEVLAYQPVPGEYIPCGDVDELTGGKAWSI, encoded by the coding sequence ATGGAAAGAAGAAAAGCCTTAAAAAATATGGGGATGGCTATGGGGCTCACCCTGGCCACGCCCACCGTAATGAGCATCCTGCAGAGTTGCCAGCAGGAGGCAGGCACCGACTGGACCCCGGTCTTCTTCAGCGAGGGCGAAGGAGCCGTCCTGGTGAAGCTCGTGGACATCATCCTGCCTAAAACCGATACTCCCGCTGCCTCCGAATTACAGGTTCACGCCTTTATCGACAGCTATATGGAAGCAGTCCCCCCAGCGGAGGAACAGGACTTTATGCGGATGGCATTCGGGGCGTTTATAGACAAGGCACTGGCGGATTCCGGGAAGGAAGCTGCCGAAGACCTGACCGTCGAGGACCTGGAACCCGTCCTCGCCGAGAGCCTGGCGAAAAAGACGCCTGAGGAGGAAGCGGTGATAATGGAAGCCATCGGCTCCTACCAGGAAGCTGTGGAATCCGGGCAGGAAGCCACCCTGGACGAGGCGATCTCCCGATACAGTTTTGCCAACAACCTGCGCGGCTCCGTCATTTGGGCCTACAAGAACACGGAATACATTGGGGAAGAGGTACTGGCTTACCAGCCCGTACCGGGCGAATACATCCCTTGCGGGGACGTAGACGAACTGACCGGCGGCAAGGCCTGGTCTATTTAA
- a CDS encoding GMC oxidoreductase, with product MSKFYYNQEQDSYDAIVVGSGISGGWAAKELCEAGLKTLVLERGRMVKHIEDYPTANMDDWDFPHNGQLPREEAAKQEKQARTGYTVRAQHNFWFVNDLEHPYNETRRFDWMRGYHVGGRSIMWGRHSYRWSDIDFEANKREGIAVDWPVRYKDIAPWYDKVEAYIGVTGEKLGLPQLPDGVFEPMMELNCVEDHFRQKLAEQYEDRVVTAGRVAHINSDKQYEGRNRCQFRNRCIRGCPFGAYFSSVSSTLPAAERTGNLTLRPDSIVHEITYDPDTKKATGVKIIDRVTKEEFEFKAKVVFLCASAIASTSILMQSRSDRFPNGLGNDSDQLGRNIMDHHLNVGASGKFDGFEDKYYKGRKPNGIYLPRFRNLGGGTNVDSFKRGYGYQGGASRGNWEDTIGELSHGKDLKEAILKPGGWTFGMGGFGEVLPYEDNRMTLDYNKLDQWGLPTVTFDAGYKENELNMRQDMMEQAADMLEKAGFREVTPFNGNSALGLGIHEMGTARMGRDRRTSVVNGYNQVHDCKNVYVTDGAFMTSASCVNPSLTYMAFTARAADHAVKELKKGNI from the coding sequence ATGAGTAAATTCTATTACAACCAGGAGCAGGATTCCTACGATGCGATTGTCGTCGGGAGCGGGATCAGCGGCGGTTGGGCGGCGAAAGAACTTTGCGAGGCCGGCCTGAAAACCCTGGTGCTGGAACGCGGCCGTATGGTCAAGCACATCGAAGACTATCCAACGGCCAACATGGATGATTGGGATTTCCCTCACAACGGGCAGCTCCCGAGGGAAGAAGCGGCCAAACAGGAAAAGCAGGCCCGGACGGGTTATACCGTGCGCGCCCAGCATAATTTCTGGTTTGTCAACGACCTGGAACACCCCTATAACGAGACCCGGCGGTTCGACTGGATGCGCGGGTACCACGTGGGTGGCCGTTCCATTATGTGGGGACGCCATAGTTACCGCTGGAGCGATATCGACTTTGAAGCGAACAAAAGGGAAGGCATCGCCGTGGACTGGCCGGTCCGTTACAAGGACATCGCCCCCTGGTATGACAAGGTGGAAGCCTATATCGGGGTTACCGGCGAAAAACTCGGGCTGCCCCAGCTACCGGATGGCGTCTTCGAACCCATGATGGAGCTCAACTGCGTGGAAGACCACTTCCGCCAGAAGCTGGCCGAACAATACGAAGACCGCGTGGTTACCGCTGGCCGGGTAGCGCATATCAACAGCGACAAACAATACGAGGGCCGCAACCGCTGCCAGTTCCGGAACCGGTGTATCCGGGGCTGCCCCTTCGGCGCATACTTCAGCAGCGTCTCTTCCACGCTGCCGGCTGCGGAAAGGACCGGAAACCTGACACTCCGGCCGGATTCCATCGTTCACGAAATCACCTACGACCCGGATACCAAAAAAGCCACGGGCGTAAAAATCATCGACCGGGTCACCAAGGAGGAATTCGAGTTCAAGGCAAAGGTGGTATTCCTGTGCGCCTCCGCCATCGCTTCCACCTCCATCCTGATGCAGTCGCGTTCCGACCGGTTCCCGAACGGGCTGGGGAACGATTCGGACCAGTTGGGCCGGAACATCATGGACCACCACCTCAACGTGGGGGCGTCGGGCAAATTCGACGGCTTCGAGGACAAATACTATAAAGGACGCAAGCCCAACGGCATCTACCTCCCCCGTTTCCGGAACCTCGGCGGCGGTACAAACGTGGACAGCTTTAAGCGGGGTTACGGCTACCAGGGCGGCGCCAGCCGCGGAAACTGGGAAGATACCATTGGGGAGCTTTCCCACGGCAAGGACCTCAAGGAGGCGATCCTGAAACCCGGGGGCTGGACCTTCGGCATGGGCGGATTCGGCGAGGTATTGCCCTACGAGGACAACCGGATGACCCTGGACTACAACAAGCTCGACCAGTGGGGCCTGCCCACGGTGACTTTCGACGCGGGTTATAAGGAAAACGAACTGAACATGCGGCAGGATATGATGGAACAGGCCGCGGATATGCTGGAAAAAGCCGGCTTCCGCGAAGTGACCCCGTTCAACGGAAACAGCGCCCTGGGCCTCGGAATCCACGAAATGGGAACGGCCCGGATGGGACGTGACCGTCGGACCTCGGTGGTTAACGGTTACAACCAGGTGCACGACTGCAAAAACGTCTATGTCACAGACGGGGCCTTCATGACCTCGGCCTCCTGCGTAAACCCGTCGCTCACTTATATGGCCTTTACGGCCCGGGCAGCGGACCACGCCGTTAAAGAACTTAAAAAAGGAAATATCTAA
- a CDS encoding hydroxypyruvate isomerase family protein has protein sequence MKPQQYANTFPQPAEAFTLDFAPHLGMFRESAGEDPLEQLRFMADAGFRSFEDNGMGNRPVAQQEAMARLMAERDMRMGVFVAHTIYWDRPNLASGDLALREEFLGEIRAAVAVAQRVNARWMTVVPGHLDLRQDMGHQTAHVVESLRRAADILEPHNLTMVLEPLNFRNHPGMFLSGSAQAYEICRAVNSPACKILFDIYHQQIQEGNLIPNIEACWDEIAYFQIGDNPGRKEPTTGEINYSNVFKYIAGRGYEGILGMEHGNSQEGISGEKAVIEAYRAVDP, from the coding sequence GTGAAACCGCAACAATACGCCAACACCTTTCCCCAACCAGCGGAAGCATTTACCCTGGACTTCGCCCCCCACCTGGGGATGTTCCGGGAAAGCGCCGGGGAGGACCCCCTGGAGCAGCTGCGCTTTATGGCGGACGCGGGTTTTCGATCTTTTGAGGACAATGGAATGGGCAACCGGCCGGTAGCCCAGCAGGAAGCCATGGCGCGCCTGATGGCGGAACGGGACATGCGGATGGGGGTCTTTGTGGCCCATACCATCTATTGGGACCGCCCGAACCTGGCTTCCGGCGATTTGGCCCTCCGGGAAGAATTCCTCGGGGAAATCCGGGCAGCCGTGGCGGTAGCCCAGAGGGTGAACGCCCGGTGGATGACCGTAGTGCCCGGACACCTGGATTTACGGCAGGATATGGGCCACCAGACGGCCCATGTGGTGGAAAGCCTCCGGCGGGCCGCCGACATCCTGGAACCTCACAACCTCACGATGGTCCTGGAGCCCCTCAACTTCAGAAACCACCCGGGAATGTTTCTCAGCGGGTCGGCACAGGCCTATGAAATCTGCCGGGCAGTAAACTCCCCGGCATGCAAAATCCTTTTCGATATTTACCACCAGCAAATCCAGGAAGGCAACCTGATCCCGAACATAGAGGCTTGCTGGGATGAAATTGCTTATTTCCAGATTGGGGACAACCCGGGCCGAAAGGAACCCACAACGGGCGAAATCAACTATTCAAATGTTTTTAAATACATTGCCGGACGCGGTTATGAAGGTATCCTGGGGATGGAACACGGAAATTCCCAGGAGGGTATTTCCGGGGAAAAAGCGGTGATCGAAGCCTACCGCGCCGTGGACCCCTGA
- a CDS encoding MFS transporter: MKPINRNRVFLAACISLVVTSMTFAIRAGILDQLGLQFDLSDTQLGYINGMAFLGFPIATIVGGLLYNLLGPKKLMMIAFFSHIIGLVMTIYAGGFWTLLISTFFIGFANGSVEAACNPMIADMYTRNRTAMLNRFHVWFPGGIVIGALISKFMTDFGMGWQAQIAIMLIPTLIYGFMFFKEPLPESEHMETDTRLNIKALASPLFLFIIVCMTLTAISEFGPQQWVERILGNSGANPMLVLAMVTGIMALGRYFGGFLVHRLNPIGVLLMSAIVTTAAVYSMSIAEGGMIYAAAILFALGVCYFWPTMIGFTSEYMPKTGALGMSLVGGAGMLSTAIWQPVIGSWLDSARQTALDSGMAQEVAELAAGKATLGKMMFFPLTVAVLFGILFLFFRKKLEERRVPQAHDMADVLEQTKGS; the protein is encoded by the coding sequence ATGAAACCAATTAACAGAAATCGGGTGTTCCTTGCCGCTTGTATCTCCCTGGTGGTAACGTCCATGACCTTTGCCATCCGGGCGGGGATCCTCGACCAGCTGGGACTCCAGTTCGACCTTTCGGATACGCAACTGGGCTATATCAACGGAATGGCCTTCCTGGGTTTCCCCATCGCCACGATTGTCGGCGGGCTGCTTTACAATTTACTCGGTCCGAAAAAGTTGATGATGATTGCGTTTTTCTCGCATATCATCGGCCTGGTGATGACCATATACGCCGGAGGGTTCTGGACGCTGTTGATCTCCACCTTCTTTATCGGCTTTGCAAACGGGTCCGTGGAAGCGGCCTGCAACCCGATGATTGCCGATATGTATACGCGCAACCGAACCGCCATGCTCAACCGCTTCCACGTTTGGTTTCCGGGGGGTATCGTGATCGGGGCGCTGATTTCCAAGTTTATGACGGATTTTGGCATGGGCTGGCAGGCCCAGATAGCCATCATGCTGATCCCCACGTTGATTTACGGCTTCATGTTCTTTAAGGAGCCCCTGCCGGAAAGCGAACACATGGAAACGGACACGCGCCTCAATATCAAGGCGCTCGCCAGCCCGCTTTTCCTCTTTATCATTGTCTGTATGACCCTGACGGCGATTTCCGAATTCGGGCCCCAGCAATGGGTGGAGCGGATCCTCGGGAATTCCGGGGCGAACCCCATGCTGGTCCTGGCAATGGTTACCGGTATCATGGCGCTCGGCCGCTATTTTGGCGGTTTTCTGGTGCACCGGCTGAACCCGATTGGCGTACTGTTGATGTCGGCGATTGTCACGACGGCGGCCGTCTACAGCATGAGCATTGCAGAAGGCGGGATGATTTATGCGGCGGCGATCCTGTTTGCCCTGGGGGTGTGCTATTTCTGGCCCACCATGATCGGGTTTACCTCGGAGTATATGCCTAAAACCGGGGCCCTCGGCATGTCGCTGGTAGGCGGAGCCGGGATGTTGTCCACAGCCATCTGGCAGCCCGTAATCGGGTCCTGGCTGGACAGTGCACGGCAAACTGCCCTGGACAGCGGGATGGCCCAGGAAGTGGCGGAACTGGCCGCCGGGAAGGCAACCCTCGGAAAGATGATGTTCTTCCCGCTTACCGTTGCCGTACTCTTTGGGATACTGTTCCTGTTTTTCCGGAAGAAACTGGAAGAGCGACGCGTACCACAGGCGCATGACATGGCGGATGTCCTGGAGCAAACAAAAGGAAGTTAA
- a CDS encoding DinB family protein: MKSYFHQLFDYNYYCNKKLIEACSEMKEVSARTAELFSHILNAHHIWNARLNGSEPQYGVWDVHALSDWADIHYENQRASFELITNADDLEKRVGYENSEGRSFSNTLRDILFHILNHSTHHRAQIVAEIRASGAEPPALDYIFYKR, encoded by the coding sequence ATGAAATCGTATTTCCACCAACTTTTTGATTACAATTATTACTGTAACAAAAAGCTTATTGAAGCTTGCTCGGAAATGAAGGAGGTGTCTGCGCGTACAGCGGAGCTCTTCAGTCATATACTCAATGCACACCATATCTGGAATGCCCGGCTGAACGGGAGCGAACCCCAATACGGGGTGTGGGACGTGCATGCGCTTTCCGATTGGGCGGATATCCACTACGAAAACCAGCGGGCCTCCTTTGAGTTGATCACCAATGCGGACGACCTGGAAAAACGCGTGGGATACGAGAACTCCGAGGGGCGGAGTTTCAGCAATACGCTCCGGGACATCCTGTTCCATATCCTGAACCACTCCACCCACCACCGGGCACAGATTGTGGCGGAAATCCGCGCCAGCGGCGCGGAACCTCCCGCTCTGGACTACATCTTCTACAAGCGATAA
- a CDS encoding nucleoside permease, with translation MKGRIQLQLSLMMFLEFFVWGSWFVTMGTYLGRSLNTDAAAVGTAYMTQSWGAIVAPFIVGLIADRFFAAQRMLGVIHIAGAVLMYFIGSTQEFAVFYPLLLVYMVLYMPTLALANSVAFNQLSDPSKQFARIRIWGTIGWIVAGMLIGYVFHWEAENLLGYTFMLASGSSLALGLFSFTLPDTPPKSKGDRITLSDVLGLEALSLLKSRNYLIFFLSSVLICIPLAFYYSFANPFLNEIGMDNAAGNMTFGQISEVIFLLLLPVFLNRFGLKWTLIVGMLAWGVRYTLFAYGNADEGAWMLFAGIVLHGICYDFFFVSGQIYTDVKAGPRIRSAAQGLITLATYGVGMLIGYQVCGSIVDAFATADGHAWREIWLYPAGFSYVVLLVFILFFRNEKVSYKL, from the coding sequence ATGAAGGGTCGAATCCAATTGCAGCTATCCTTGATGATGTTCCTGGAGTTTTTTGTCTGGGGCAGCTGGTTTGTAACCATGGGTACCTATCTGGGCCGGAGTCTGAACACGGACGCGGCAGCAGTCGGCACCGCTTATATGACGCAATCCTGGGGGGCCATCGTTGCGCCCTTTATCGTCGGGCTGATCGCCGATCGCTTTTTCGCGGCCCAGCGCATGCTCGGGGTCATCCATATCGCGGGCGCCGTACTGATGTATTTTATCGGGTCCACGCAGGAATTCGCCGTATTCTACCCGCTTTTGCTGGTCTATATGGTCCTGTACATGCCCACCCTGGCCCTTGCCAACAGCGTGGCCTTCAACCAGCTGTCCGACCCGTCCAAGCAGTTTGCCAGGATCCGGATCTGGGGGACCATCGGCTGGATTGTTGCGGGGATGCTTATCGGCTACGTATTTCATTGGGAGGCCGAAAACCTGCTGGGTTACACCTTTATGCTGGCCTCCGGGTCTTCCCTGGCCCTGGGCCTGTTCAGCTTCACCCTCCCGGATACCCCGCCCAAATCCAAAGGCGACCGGATTACCCTGAGCGACGTGCTGGGGCTGGAGGCACTCAGCCTCCTGAAAAGCCGCAACTACCTGATATTTTTCCTGTCGAGTGTTCTTATCTGTATTCCGCTTGCATTCTATTACAGTTTTGCGAACCCCTTCCTGAACGAGATCGGGATGGATAACGCTGCGGGGAACATGACGTTCGGCCAGATTTCCGAGGTGATCTTCCTGCTCCTCCTCCCGGTTTTCCTGAACCGGTTCGGGCTCAAGTGGACGCTGATTGTCGGGATGCTCGCCTGGGGGGTGCGCTATACGCTCTTTGCCTACGGCAATGCGGACGAGGGGGCATGGATGTTGTTTGCCGGCATCGTGCTCCACGGAATCTGCTACGATTTCTTTTTCGTCTCCGGGCAAATCTACACGGATGTCAAAGCCGGGCCGCGGATCCGGAGCGCCGCCCAGGGACTGATCACCCTGGCAACCTATGGGGTGGGAATGCTTATCGGTTACCAGGTTTGCGGGAGCATCGTCGACGCCTTTGCCACCGCCGACGGCCATGCATGGCGGGAAATCTGGCTGTACCCGGCCGGGTTCTCATATGTCGTCTTGCTGGTGTTTATCCTCTTTTTTCGGAATGAGAAAGTCAGCTACAAACTATAA
- a CDS encoding Gfo/Idh/MocA family protein, with protein sequence MPEKIKLGILGGGGDSLIGVLHRVAAHMYDSYEITGAVFNPDHAQSLEFARELGISTDRIYPDFDTLIAEETKLPESERIQVCSIQTPNFLHYPMAKKLLENGFHVICEKPMTTTYEEAKTLRDLHEKSGKVFTVTHTYTGYPMVRQMREMIKAGALGKIHKVDARYYQGWINPIIHDKEKRNSVWRLDPKKAGISSCMGDIGVHAFNMVEFTTGLKIKSLLCDFNYLYDDNVMDVDGTVLIRMDDHVKGVIRASQVATGEENGLAITIYGEKAGFRWEQERPNFLYLLSDTEPVRVYKPGHAYNSELSLDGTKLPAGHPEGIFDAMGNIYRGVAKAIRGQKYNDGEFPTMTDGVRGLNFVEATVASHKSGNTWVDLD encoded by the coding sequence ATGCCTGAAAAGATAAAACTGGGTATCCTCGGAGGCGGGGGCGATTCATTGATCGGCGTCCTCCACCGGGTTGCCGCCCATATGTACGACAGCTATGAGATTACCGGAGCGGTCTTTAACCCGGACCATGCACAAAGCCTGGAATTTGCCCGGGAACTTGGGATTTCAACCGACCGTATCTATCCGGATTTTGATACGCTGATTGCCGAGGAGACCAAACTGCCGGAATCCGAGCGGATCCAGGTGTGTTCCATCCAAACGCCGAATTTCCTCCATTACCCCATGGCCAAAAAACTCCTGGAAAACGGCTTCCACGTAATCTGCGAGAAACCGATGACCACCACGTACGAAGAGGCCAAAACCCTCCGCGACCTGCACGAGAAATCCGGGAAGGTTTTTACCGTTACCCACACCTATACGGGTTATCCGATGGTGCGCCAGATGCGGGAAATGATCAAGGCCGGTGCCCTCGGGAAGATCCACAAGGTGGATGCCCGGTATTACCAGGGCTGGATCAACCCGATTATCCACGATAAGGAAAAGCGGAATTCGGTCTGGCGGCTCGATCCGAAGAAAGCGGGCATCAGCTCCTGTATGGGGGATATCGGCGTCCACGCTTTCAACATGGTGGAATTCACCACGGGCCTGAAGATCAAATCGCTTCTTTGCGACTTCAACTACCTGTATGACGACAACGTCATGGATGTGGACGGCACGGTGCTGATCCGAATGGACGACCACGTGAAGGGCGTAATCCGCGCCAGCCAGGTAGCCACCGGGGAGGAGAACGGACTGGCCATTACGATTTACGGCGAAAAGGCCGGTTTCCGGTGGGAACAGGAACGCCCCAACTTCCTCTACCTGTTGTCAGACACGGAACCCGTGCGGGTATACAAACCCGGGCATGCATACAATTCCGAGTTGTCGCTGGATGGAACCAAGCTCCCGGCCGGGCACCCGGAAGGCATTTTCGATGCGATGGGCAACATCTACCGGGGCGTGGCCAAGGCCATCCGGGGACAAAAGTACAACGACGGGGAATTCCCGACCATGACAGACGGAGTCCGCGGCCTGAACTTCGTTGAGGCCACGGTAGCATCCCACAAATCCGGGAACACCTGGGTGGATCTGGATTGA
- a CDS encoding ASCH domain-containing protein, translating into MKNTSAKRLWGDYLDRHLEYAFTGEPKVRPLGRDADQANRNLQLVLKGKKRSYSHALLGLQHRGETLPRIGDFTVLTDWEGQARCIVRTVAVRLKPFFSISSSYAKLEGEGDGSLEQWKKSHWEAFARELEPFGRVPRESMIVVCEVFEKVYEG; encoded by the coding sequence ATGAAAAACACATCTGCAAAACGCCTCTGGGGCGATTACCTGGACCGTCACCTGGAATACGCCTTCACCGGCGAACCCAAAGTGCGCCCCCTGGGCCGCGATGCCGACCAGGCCAACCGGAACCTCCAATTGGTCCTGAAGGGAAAAAAACGCTCTTACAGCCATGCCCTCCTGGGCTTGCAGCACCGGGGGGAGACCCTGCCCAGGATCGGGGACTTTACCGTCTTAACGGATTGGGAGGGTCAGGCCCGGTGCATTGTCCGGACAGTGGCCGTGCGGCTCAAGCCTTTTTTCAGCATCTCTTCCTCCTACGCCAAGCTGGAAGGGGAAGGAGACGGGTCTCTGGAGCAGTGGAAAAAATCGCACTGGGAGGCATTTGCCCGGGAACTGGAGCCCTTTGGCAGGGTTCCGAGGGAAAGTATGATCGTGGTGTGCGAGGTGTTTGAGAAAGTGTACGAGGGGTAA
- a CDS encoding sugar phosphate isomerase/epimerase family protein encodes MKRRKFLHQSAKASAAVSLFGALACKGNEKKETSDGSPDSGAMAATAEADLFFDLSLGQWSINRMIRNDGVDPYTFAEKAKGWGFTGLEYVSALYYGTLQPAGFSAEAMQEFVDKSNEEAQKHGMKNVLIMVDGQGNLAVSDAAERAAAVENHHKWVDAAAAMGCHAIRVNLAGSDVPDEWIANSIDGLTQLGNYARDKRINVLVENHGGLSSNGEMMARVFSQVELDNVGTLPDFGNFCIRRNDPSDYGSGCAEAYDIYKGVEELMPFAKAVSAKSHDFGPDGNESEIDYVRMLKIVKDAGYRGYIGVEYEGSEIGEEAGIIATRDLLIKAAGELS; translated from the coding sequence ATGAAAAGACGCAAATTCCTCCACCAGAGTGCCAAGGCTTCGGCCGCAGTTTCCCTGTTCGGGGCCCTTGCCTGTAAGGGAAATGAGAAGAAAGAAACCAGCGACGGCAGCCCGGATTCCGGAGCGATGGCCGCCACCGCTGAAGCCGATTTGTTTTTCGATCTCTCCCTGGGCCAGTGGTCCATCAACCGGATGATCCGCAACGACGGGGTAGACCCGTACACCTTTGCGGAGAAGGCCAAGGGATGGGGCTTTACCGGCCTGGAATACGTCAGCGCCCTGTATTACGGCACCCTGCAACCGGCGGGATTTTCTGCTGAGGCCATGCAGGAATTCGTCGATAAATCCAATGAGGAGGCACAGAAACACGGGATGAAGAACGTCCTGATCATGGTGGACGGCCAGGGGAATCTGGCTGTGTCCGACGCAGCCGAACGCGCTGCAGCCGTTGAAAACCACCACAAATGGGTAGATGCCGCCGCGGCCATGGGTTGCCATGCCATCCGGGTCAACCTGGCCGGCAGCGACGTCCCGGATGAGTGGATCGCCAATTCCATCGACGGCCTGACGCAACTGGGCAACTACGCCCGCGACAAACGCATCAATGTCCTTGTCGAGAACCATGGGGGACTCTCCTCCAACGGGGAGATGATGGCCAGGGTTTTCAGCCAGGTGGAACTGGATAATGTGGGCACACTCCCGGATTTCGGGAATTTCTGCATCCGGCGAAACGACCCTTCGGACTACGGTTCGGGCTGTGCCGAGGCATACGATATTTACAAGGGCGTCGAGGAGCTCATGCCGTTTGCCAAGGCGGTGAGCGCCAAATCCCACGATTTCGGCCCGGACGGCAACGAGTCGGAGATCGACTACGTCCGGATGCTGAAAATTGTGAAGGACGCCGGATACCGCGGGTATATCGGGGTGGAATACGAAGGAAGCGAAATCGGGGAAGAAGCCGGGATCATCGCCACGCGGGACTTGTTGATCAAAGCCGCCGGGGAATTGTCATAA